A portion of the Enterobacter sp. SA187 genome contains these proteins:
- a CDS encoding glycosyltransferase family 2 protein: protein MRLSVVMIAKNAADLLPDCLASVAFADEIVLLDSGSTDDTLTIARNAGVKVFTNTDWQGYGIQRQRAQAYATGDYVLMIDTDERITPELARAIQGVLASPAPDTIYSIARRNYFLGRFMRHSGWYPDRVMRLYPREKYQYNSNAVHESLESAGASMVNLQGDLLHLTCRDFASFQQKQFNYATAWAKEHHQQGKKTSITGIFAHTIGAFMKTLVLRGGVLDGKQGWLLAVVNAQYTFNKYTGLWALNHGYSEKSAP from the coding sequence ATGCGCCTCTCGGTGGTGATGATCGCCAAAAACGCCGCCGATCTGTTGCCGGATTGCCTGGCTTCGGTGGCCTTTGCCGATGAGATCGTGCTGCTGGACTCCGGCAGCACCGATGACACCCTCACTATCGCCCGCAACGCCGGGGTCAAGGTCTTCACCAATACCGACTGGCAGGGCTACGGTATTCAGCGCCAGCGGGCGCAGGCGTATGCCACGGGCGATTATGTGCTGATGATCGACACCGACGAGCGCATCACGCCGGAACTCGCCCGGGCCATTCAGGGCGTGCTGGCCTCCCCTGCGCCAGATACCATCTACAGCATTGCCCGCCGTAACTATTTTCTTGGCCGTTTTATGCGCCACAGCGGCTGGTACCCGGATCGCGTGATGCGTCTGTATCCGCGGGAAAAGTATCAGTACAACAGCAATGCCGTGCATGAATCCCTGGAAAGCGCAGGTGCGTCGATGGTAAACCTGCAGGGCGATCTGCTGCATCTGACCTGCCGCGACTTTGCCAGTTTCCAGCAAAAGCAGTTCAACTACGCCACCGCCTGGGCGAAAGAGCACCATCAGCAGGGCAAGAAGACCAGCATTACAGGTATCTTTGCGCATACGATCGGCGCGTTTATGAAAACGCTGGTGCTGCGCGGCGGCGTGCTCGACGGCAAACAGGGCTGGCTGCTGGCCGTGGTGAATGCGCAGTATACTTTTAATAAATATACCGGGCTGTGGGCGCTGAACCACGGCTACTCAGAAAAGAGCGCGCCATGA
- the rpmB gene encoding 50S ribosomal protein L28, with protein MSRVCQVTGKRPVTGNNRSHALNATKRRFLPNLHSHRFWVESEKRFVTLRVSAKGMRVIDKKGIDTVLSELRARGEKY; from the coding sequence ATGTCCCGAGTCTGCCAAGTTACTGGCAAGCGTCCGGTGACCGGTAATAACCGTTCCCACGCACTGAACGCGACCAAACGCCGTTTCCTGCCGAACCTGCACTCTCACCGTTTTTGGGTTGAGAGCGAGAAGCGTTTTGTCACACTGCGTGTATCTGCTAAAGGTATGCGTGTAATCGATAAAAAAGGCATTGATACAGTTCTGTCCGAACTGCGTGCCCGTGGCGAAAAGTACTAA
- the radC gene encoding RadC family protein, with protein sequence MEETLSILPREKTLLFGVKSLSDVELLALFLRTGTPGKNVMALAHHLLGHFGSLYGLLTAEFETFSEVGGIGLAKYAQLKGIAELARRFYEVKVAEEFAIMSPDVALAFIKSQLTAEEREIFMVIYLDNQNRILKHCRLFTGTIANVEVHPREIVREAIKINAVGVILAHNHPSGSAEPSKSDKIITEHVVKCCQFMDIRVVDHLVIGRGEYVSFAERGWI encoded by the coding sequence ATGGAAGAAACGTTATCTATACTACCGCGTGAAAAAACGCTGCTGTTTGGCGTCAAATCGCTCAGCGATGTTGAATTACTGGCGCTGTTTTTACGCACCGGCACACCCGGAAAAAATGTCATGGCGCTGGCGCACCATCTGCTGGGGCATTTTGGCTCGCTGTATGGTCTGCTGACCGCGGAATTTGAAACGTTCAGCGAGGTGGGCGGCATTGGGCTGGCAAAGTATGCCCAACTGAAAGGCATTGCCGAACTGGCGCGCCGTTTCTATGAGGTTAAGGTGGCAGAGGAGTTTGCCATCATGTCCCCGGATGTCGCATTAGCCTTTATAAAAAGTCAGTTAACGGCGGAAGAGCGCGAGATCTTTATGGTGATCTATCTTGATAACCAGAACCGGATCCTCAAGCACTGCCGCCTTTTTACCGGCACTATCGCCAATGTTGAGGTGCATCCGCGTGAAATTGTCCGCGAAGCCATCAAAATTAATGCCGTCGGCGTGATCCTTGCGCATAATCATCCTTCGGGCAGCGCGGAGCCCAGTAAATCCGATAAAATCATCACCGAACATGTGGTAAAGTGCTGCCAGTTCATGGACATCCGGGTGGTAGATCATCTGGTAATTGGCCGTGGAGAGTATGTTTCATTTGCCGAACGTGGCTGGATTTAG
- the dut gene encoding dUTP diphosphatase: MMKKIDVKIMDPRVGQEFPLPTYATSGSAGLDLRACLDDAVELAPGATTLVPTGLAIHIADPTLAAVILPRSGLGHKHGVVLGNLVGLIDSDYQGQLMVSVWNRGQTSFTIEPGERIAQMVFVPVVQAEFNLVEDFDATERGEGGFGHSGRQ, translated from the coding sequence ATGATGAAAAAAATCGACGTTAAGATTATGGACCCGCGTGTTGGGCAGGAATTTCCGCTGCCAACCTATGCCACCTCCGGCTCTGCCGGTCTTGACCTGCGCGCCTGTCTTGATGACGCCGTAGAACTGGCGCCGGGCGCCACCACTTTAGTTCCGACCGGACTGGCGATCCACATTGCTGACCCAACGCTGGCAGCGGTGATCCTGCCGCGCTCAGGGCTGGGGCATAAACATGGCGTGGTGCTGGGTAACCTGGTGGGCCTGATCGACTCCGATTATCAGGGGCAACTGATGGTTTCCGTCTGGAACCGCGGACAAACCAGCTTCACCATCGAACCTGGCGAGCGCATCGCCCAGATGGTTTTTGTGCCGGTGGTACAGGCAGAATTTAATCTGGTGGAAGATTTCGACGCCACCGAACGTGGTGAAGGCGGCTTCGGCCATTCAGGCCGTCAATAA
- the slmA gene encoding nucleoid occlusion factor SlmA, which yields MAEKQTAKRNRREEILQSLALMLESSDGSQRITTAKLAASVGVSEAALYRHFPSKTRMFDSLIEFIEDSLTTRINLILKDEKDTTTRLRLIVLLVVGFGERNPGLTRILTGHALMFEQDRLQGRINQLFDRIESQLRQVLRERKMREGEGYTVDEALLASQLLAFCEGMLSRFVRSEFKYRPTEDFDARWPLMAAQLQ from the coding sequence ATGGCAGAAAAACAAACTGCGAAAAGGAATCGTCGCGAAGAAATACTTCAATCTCTGGCATTGATGCTTGAATCCAGCGATGGCAGCCAGCGCATTACGACGGCGAAGCTGGCAGCCTCCGTTGGCGTTTCAGAAGCGGCTTTATATCGTCATTTTCCCAGTAAAACGCGTATGTTCGATAGCCTGATTGAATTTATCGAAGATAGCCTGACCACGCGTATTAACCTGATCCTGAAAGACGAAAAAGACACGACCACGCGTCTGCGTCTTATCGTGCTGCTGGTGGTGGGATTTGGTGAACGTAATCCAGGCCTGACGCGCATTCTGACCGGTCACGCGCTGATGTTTGAGCAGGATCGCCTGCAGGGTCGCATTAACCAGTTGTTTGATCGTATTGAATCGCAACTGCGCCAGGTACTGCGCGAGCGAAAAATGCGTGAAGGCGAAGGCTATACCGTGGATGAAGCACTGCTGGCAAGCCAGTTACTGGCCTTCTGTGAGGGAATGCTGTCGCGCTTTGTACGCAGCGAGTTCAAATACCGTCCGACAGAAGACTTTGACGCCCGCTGGCCGCTGATGGCCGCGCAGCTGCAGTAA
- the pyrE gene encoding orotate phosphoribosyltransferase has product MKPYQRQFIEFALNKQVLKFGEFTLKSGRKSPYFFNAGLFNTGRDLALLGRFYAEALVDSGIDFDLLFGPAYKGIPIATTTAVALAEHHERDVPYCFNRKEAKDHGEGGSLVGSALQGRIMLVDDVITAGTAIRESMEIIQAHGATLAGVLISLDRQERGRGEISAIQEVERDYGCQVISIITLKDLIAYLEEKPEMADHLASVQAYRDEFGV; this is encoded by the coding sequence ATGAAACCGTATCAGCGCCAGTTTATTGAATTTGCGCTTAACAAGCAGGTACTGAAATTTGGTGAATTTACCCTGAAATCCGGGCGCAAAAGTCCGTATTTCTTTAATGCCGGGCTGTTTAACACGGGCCGCGACCTGGCGCTGTTAGGCCGTTTTTATGCCGAAGCGCTGGTGGACTCCGGCATTGATTTTGACCTGTTGTTTGGCCCGGCTTACAAAGGCATTCCCATTGCCACCACCACCGCAGTTGCGCTTGCGGAACACCATGAGCGTGATGTGCCCTACTGCTTTAACCGTAAAGAAGCCAAAGATCACGGCGAAGGCGGAAGCCTTGTGGGGAGCGCGTTACAGGGCCGCATTATGCTGGTGGATGATGTGATCACTGCCGGAACCGCCATCCGCGAGTCGATGGAGATTATTCAGGCGCATGGCGCGACCCTGGCGGGTGTGCTGATCTCCCTTGACCGTCAGGAACGCGGACGCGGCGAGATTTCGGCGATCCAGGAAGTCGAGCGTGACTATGGCTGCCAGGTGATTTCAATCATCACGCTGAAAGACCTGATTGCGTATCTGGAAGAAAAGCCTGAGATGGCGGATCATCTGGCATCGGTACAGGCGTACCGCGATGAATTTGGCGTTTAA
- the coaD gene encoding pantetheine-phosphate adenylyltransferase, with amino-acid sequence MTTKAIYPGTFDPITNGHVDIITRAACMFDKVIMAIAASPGKKPLFSLDERVEMARQATAHLANVEVVGFSDLMANFARDQQANILIRGLRAVADFEYEMQLAQMNRHLMPDLESVFLMPSKEWSFISSSLVKEVARHHGDVTHFLPAQVHQALLAKLQA; translated from the coding sequence ATGACGACAAAAGCCATTTATCCCGGCACTTTCGATCCCATCACCAACGGCCATGTTGACATCATCACCCGTGCGGCCTGCATGTTTGACAAGGTCATCATGGCGATTGCCGCCAGTCCGGGGAAGAAACCGCTGTTTAGCCTGGATGAACGCGTTGAAATGGCGCGTCAGGCCACCGCGCATCTGGCTAACGTTGAAGTCGTCGGTTTTAGCGATTTGATGGCGAATTTCGCCCGCGATCAGCAGGCCAATATCCTCATTCGCGGTCTGCGGGCAGTGGCTGACTTCGAATATGAAATGCAGCTCGCTCAAATGAACCGTCACCTGATGCCGGATCTGGAAAGCGTCTTCCTGATGCCGTCAAAAGAGTGGTCGTTTATCTCGTCATCGCTGGTCAAGGAAGTGGCCCGTCATCATGGCGACGTCACCCACTTCCTGCCTGCGCAGGTACATCAGGCGCTACTCGCTAAGCTGCAGGCGTAG
- the rpmG gene encoding 50S ribosomal protein L33 has translation MAKGIREKIKLVSSAGTGHFYTTTKNKRTKPEKLELKKFDPVVRQHVLYKEAKIK, from the coding sequence ATGGCTAAAGGTATTCGTGAGAAAATCAAGCTGGTTTCTTCTGCTGGTACTGGTCACTTCTATACCACCACGAAGAACAAGCGCACTAAGCCGGAAAAACTGGAACTGAAAAAATTCGATCCAGTTGTCCGTCAGCACGTGCTTTACAAAGAAGCAAAAATTAAATAA
- the coaBC gene encoding bifunctional phosphopantothenoylcysteine decarboxylase/phosphopantothenate--cysteine ligase CoaBC — MSLAGKKIVLGVSGGIAAYKAPELVRRLRDRGAEVRVAMTEAAKAFITPMSLQAVSGYPVSDSLLDPAAEAAMGHIELGKWADLVILAPATADLIARVAAGMANDLVSTICLATPSPVAVVPAMNQQMYRAAATQHNLGVLASRGLLLWGPDSGSQACGDVGPGRMLDPLEIVDLAAAHFSPVKDLQHLNIMITAGPTREPLDPVRYITNHSSGKMGFAIAAAAARRGANVTLVSGPVTLATPPQVKRIDVTTALEMEAAVQANVQTQQIFIGCAAVADYRAAAVADEKIKKQGDEITLKMVKNPDIVAGVAALSAHRPYVVGFAAETNNVEEYARQKRSRKNLDLICANDVSGAQQGFNSDNNALHLFWQDGDKVLPLESKALLGQQLLDEIVTRYDEKNRR, encoded by the coding sequence ATGAGTCTGGCCGGTAAAAAAATCGTTCTTGGCGTCAGCGGCGGTATCGCAGCCTATAAAGCGCCAGAGCTGGTGCGCCGTCTGCGCGATCGCGGCGCGGAGGTGCGTGTCGCCATGACCGAGGCCGCCAAAGCCTTTATCACGCCCATGAGTTTACAGGCGGTGTCAGGCTATCCGGTTTCCGACAGCCTGCTCGATCCGGCAGCCGAAGCGGCAATGGGGCATATCGAACTGGGAAAATGGGCCGATCTGGTGATCCTGGCCCCCGCCACCGCGGATTTAATCGCCCGCGTTGCCGCCGGGATGGCCAATGACCTGGTATCGACCATTTGTCTTGCCACTCCGTCTCCGGTCGCCGTGGTGCCAGCCATGAACCAGCAGATGTACCGCGCCGCCGCCACCCAGCATAATCTGGGCGTACTGGCTTCCCGCGGCTTACTGCTCTGGGGGCCGGACAGCGGCAGCCAGGCCTGTGGCGATGTAGGCCCGGGGCGAATGCTCGACCCGCTGGAGATTGTCGATCTGGCCGCGGCGCATTTTTCGCCTGTCAAAGACCTGCAACATCTGAATATCATGATTACCGCAGGCCCGACCAGGGAGCCGCTGGATCCGGTGCGCTACATCACCAATCACAGCTCCGGGAAAATGGGCTTCGCCATTGCTGCGGCTGCCGCCCGACGTGGCGCGAACGTCACGCTGGTCAGCGGGCCGGTCACGCTTGCCACGCCGCCGCAGGTTAAGCGCATTGACGTCACCACGGCGCTGGAAATGGAAGCGGCAGTACAGGCCAATGTGCAAACGCAGCAGATTTTTATTGGTTGCGCCGCTGTGGCAGACTACCGTGCCGCCGCCGTTGCCGATGAGAAGATTAAAAAGCAAGGCGATGAAATCACACTGAAAATGGTGAAAAACCCGGATATCGTAGCGGGCGTCGCCGCGCTGTCCGCGCATCGCCCCTATGTTGTTGGGTTTGCTGCCGAAACGAATAATGTGGAAGAATACGCCCGGCAAAAGCGCAGCCGTAAAAATCTGGATCTGATTTGCGCCAATGACGTTTCCGGCGCGCAGCAGGGTTTTAACAGCGATAACAACGCACTGCACCTGTTCTGGCAGGACGGCGATAAAGTCTTACCGCTTGAGAGCAAGGCACTTCTGGGCCAACAACTACTGGACGAGATCGTTACCCGTTATGATGAAAAAAATCGACGTTAA
- a CDS encoding glycosyltransferase, whose amino-acid sequence MSDTPQLSLVVAVYNGEKFLSAFFDSIKSQNLNSLELIIVNDGSTDNSAAIIARYADEFSDYQVIDQPNQGVSAARNTGLAVARGEYIAFPDIDDVIYPGMYTRLLEIARKGDLDVATCNGTYIYDDGRPAKKIFPSDKLPSTGVLDGPTWLQKALSSRKFLHVTWLNIYRHAFIKAQGFTFEHGLRHQDIPWTTEVLLTAKRVQYIDETYYDYLIHSASVSHTPGTDDTRMRSARHYMKILEMLHAINQRYPRQVKRVPACHWQIAKEGLGILHSINNIEDAAKKREITAELFSRGIWSMIWQNARGFRQRWRLGRRYFRLKKLIK is encoded by the coding sequence ATGTCAGATACCCCGCAATTGAGCCTCGTTGTCGCCGTCTATAATGGTGAAAAGTTTCTGAGCGCTTTTTTTGACAGCATCAAAAGTCAGAACCTGAACAGCCTCGAATTGATTATCGTAAACGACGGTTCGACCGATAATTCTGCGGCGATCATTGCCCGCTACGCCGATGAATTCAGCGATTATCAGGTTATCGATCAGCCCAATCAGGGGGTTTCAGCGGCACGCAATACCGGGCTGGCGGTTGCCCGAGGTGAGTACATTGCGTTTCCGGATATTGACGATGTGATCTATCCGGGGATGTATACCCGCCTGCTGGAAATAGCCAGAAAGGGCGATCTGGATGTGGCAACCTGTAATGGCACCTACATTTACGATGATGGCCGCCCGGCGAAGAAGATTTTCCCGTCCGATAAGCTGCCCTCAACGGGCGTGCTGGATGGGCCGACCTGGCTGCAAAAAGCGCTGTCGTCACGTAAATTCCTGCATGTGACCTGGCTGAACATCTATCGCCATGCTTTTATCAAAGCGCAGGGTTTTACCTTCGAGCATGGTCTGCGCCATCAGGATATTCCCTGGACAACGGAAGTGCTGCTGACCGCGAAACGTGTGCAGTACATCGACGAAACCTATTACGACTACCTGATTCATTCGGCTTCCGTGTCCCATACTCCGGGCACCGACGACACCCGTATGCGCTCGGCTCGGCACTACATGAAAATCCTTGAGATGCTGCATGCGATTAACCAGCGTTATCCGCGACAGGTTAAGCGCGTACCCGCCTGCCACTGGCAAATTGCCAAAGAGGGGCTGGGTATTCTGCACAGCATCAATAACATTGAGGATGCGGCGAAAAAGCGTGAGATCACCGCAGAGCTGTTTTCCCGCGGGATCTGGTCCATGATCTGGCAAAATGCGCGCGGTTTCCGTCAGCGCTGGCGTCTGGGACGCCGTTACTTTCGTCTTAAGAAACTGATTAAATAA
- the mutM gene encoding bifunctional DNA-formamidopyrimidine glycosylase/DNA-(apurinic or apyrimidinic site) lyase, whose translation MPELPEVETSRRGIEPHLVGETILHAVVRNGRLRWPVSDEIHALSDKPVLSVQRRAKYLLLELPDGWIIIHLGMSGSLRILPYEMPAEKHDHVDLVMSNGKVLRYTDPRRFGAWLWTSSLEGHNVLAHLGPEPLSDAFNADYLRQKSAKKKIAIKPWLMDNKLVVGVGNIYASESLFAAGIHPDRLASSLSAEECELLVRVIKAVLLRSIEQGGTTLKDFLQSDGKPGYFAQELQVYGREGQPCRICAAPIVASKHAQRSTFYCRNCQK comes from the coding sequence ATGCCTGAATTACCTGAAGTGGAAACCAGCCGCCGTGGCATTGAGCCGCATCTGGTGGGTGAAACTATTCTGCATGCTGTCGTGCGCAACGGACGCCTGCGCTGGCCTGTTTCCGATGAAATCCATGCCCTGAGCGACAAACCGGTGCTGAGCGTGCAGCGTCGCGCCAAATATCTGCTGCTGGAGCTGCCTGACGGCTGGATCATCATCCATCTCGGCATGTCCGGGAGTCTGCGTATCCTGCCCTATGAAATGCCGGCAGAAAAACATGACCATGTCGATCTGGTGATGAGCAACGGCAAAGTGCTGCGCTACACCGATCCGCGCCGCTTTGGCGCCTGGTTGTGGACGTCGTCCCTTGAAGGGCACAACGTGCTGGCGCATTTAGGCCCCGAGCCGCTCAGCGATGCCTTTAACGCCGACTATCTGCGCCAGAAAAGCGCGAAGAAGAAGATCGCCATCAAGCCCTGGCTGATGGATAACAAGCTGGTGGTAGGGGTGGGTAACATTTACGCCAGTGAGTCGCTATTTGCCGCCGGGATCCATCCCGATCGTCTGGCGTCGTCGTTGTCGGCGGAGGAGTGCGAATTACTGGTGCGGGTGATCAAGGCCGTGCTGTTGCGCTCTATCGAGCAGGGCGGCACCACGCTGAAAGACTTCCTGCAAAGCGACGGTAAACCGGGTTACTTTGCCCAGGAGCTACAGGTGTATGGCCGGGAAGGTCAGCCGTGCCGGATCTGCGCCGCGCCCATAGTGGCCAGCAAACATGCCCAGCGCTCCACCTTTTACTGCCGCAACTGCCAGAAGTAA
- a CDS encoding sulfatase-like hydrolase/transferase, with translation MFRSSLLSRPSLGRNLLKTITLTLIFTAFFALSEIIVSLKDTAYSPKSGDIALYVIISLLAAVSIRFMLTRVLLAITYIVQLSEAIYHQFYGQFYGPSEVWLAFVETKDIASGITDSLGALGIYFVIMLVAIVFALVFARRIGPHWHKWVAAPCLLAIAVMFLGQFYKAIDGQMYKFNPDLRHSLLRNGLSAMSFSAVRLIPEALSGENQNIAHYEPYQVTPVADHQNGKYSVILAIGESLNPHHVSALGYERETTPELKALMDQYQGSGRLIVSNAVSTRVAIPMLVNNLREPDNFSAYKSKATNIFANAKKQGYQTAFISAQGLEGLSNWIGIHDIDFWEDTQVRPAPDVGADRILTPSVEKAPLDWNKPFMMVLNSRAPHIPYERNIPAGFAKFSTPHLDDDVAQKKNEYDDAVRLYDKELASAIRTVMAKSKLPVLVFITSDHGERVGDGGLFGHSVVEMPIAQVPFIYFSNDPAMSLKNISPQMPLNHFQLATLINKVLGYQVTNPNQKDDSYFITGGDIRGLSERITYHLNELPPAEQ, from the coding sequence ATGTTCAGATCGTCATTGCTGTCCCGCCCTTCGTTGGGACGAAATCTGCTTAAGACCATTACTCTTACGCTGATTTTTACGGCGTTTTTTGCGCTTTCCGAAATTATTGTCAGCCTTAAAGACACGGCATACAGCCCGAAATCGGGTGATATTGCGCTGTATGTGATCATCTCTCTGCTTGCGGCGGTCAGCATCCGTTTTATGCTGACGCGCGTTCTGCTGGCGATCACCTATATCGTGCAGCTATCTGAGGCGATCTACCACCAGTTTTATGGCCAGTTCTATGGCCCGAGCGAAGTGTGGCTGGCGTTTGTTGAAACGAAAGATATTGCCAGCGGCATTACTGACAGCCTCGGTGCGCTGGGCATTTATTTTGTGATCATGCTGGTGGCGATCGTCTTCGCGCTGGTGTTTGCCCGCCGTATTGGGCCGCACTGGCACAAATGGGTTGCCGCCCCCTGCCTGCTGGCGATAGCGGTGATGTTTTTAGGCCAGTTCTACAAAGCCATCGACGGCCAGATGTATAAATTCAATCCTGACCTGCGCCACTCCCTGCTGCGCAACGGCCTGTCAGCGATGAGCTTTAGCGCGGTAAGGCTGATCCCCGAAGCGCTGTCGGGCGAAAACCAGAATATCGCCCATTACGAGCCTTACCAGGTCACGCCGGTTGCAGACCACCAGAACGGGAAATATTCGGTGATCCTGGCCATTGGCGAGAGTCTGAACCCGCATCATGTCAGCGCGCTCGGCTATGAAAGAGAGACCACGCCAGAACTGAAAGCGCTGATGGATCAATACCAGGGCAGTGGACGTCTGATTGTCTCTAACGCCGTCTCCACACGTGTCGCCATTCCGATGCTGGTCAATAACCTGCGCGAGCCGGATAACTTCTCAGCGTATAAAAGCAAAGCGACCAATATTTTTGCCAATGCGAAGAAACAGGGTTATCAGACCGCGTTTATTTCAGCGCAGGGTCTGGAAGGGCTGAGCAACTGGATTGGCATTCATGACATCGATTTTTGGGAAGATACGCAGGTGCGTCCGGCCCCGGATGTGGGCGCTGACCGGATCCTCACCCCGTCCGTTGAAAAAGCCCCGCTGGACTGGAATAAACCCTTCATGATGGTGCTGAACAGCCGCGCACCGCATATTCCTTATGAGCGAAACATTCCGGCCGGATTCGCGAAGTTTTCCACCCCGCATCTTGATGATGACGTGGCGCAGAAAAAAAATGAATATGACGATGCCGTTCGTCTTTACGACAAGGAGCTGGCTTCTGCGATCCGTACGGTGATGGCGAAATCGAAACTGCCGGTGCTGGTCTTTATCACCTCCGATCATGGTGAACGCGTCGGGGACGGCGGGCTGTTCGGGCACTCCGTCGTGGAAATGCCGATTGCGCAGGTGCCGTTCATCTATTTCAGTAACGATCCGGCGATGTCCCTGAAAAACATCAGCCCGCAGATGCCGCTGAACCATTTCCAGCTGGCGACGCTGATCAATAAAGTGCTGGGTTATCAGGTGACGAACCCGAATCAGAAAGATGACAGCTACTTCATCACCGGCGGTGATATTCGGGGTCTTTCGGAGCGGATCACCTATCATCTGAACGAACTCCCGCCAGCAGAGCAGTAA
- the waaA gene encoding lipid IV(A) 3-deoxy-D-manno-octulosonic acid transferase — protein MELLYTALLYLIQPLVWLRLLLRSRKAPAYRKRWAERYGYCSNKVKPDGILLHSVSVGETLAAIPLVRALRHRYPALPITVTTMTPTGSERVMSAFGKDVHHVYLPYDLPCAMNRFLATVRPKLVIVMETELWPNMISALHARKIPLVIANARLSERSAKGYGKLGNFMRRLLGKITLIAAQNDEDADRFLKLGLKRNQLAVTGSLKFDISVTPELAARAITLRRQWAPRRQVWIATSTHDGEEEIILQAHRKLLETFPDLLLILVPRHPERFKDARDMVQKGGFSFTLRSTGEIPSGSTQVVIGDTMGELMLLYGIADLAFVGGSLVERGGHNPLEPAAHAIPVLMGPHTFNFKDICAKLQQADGLITVTDADSLVKEVSTLLTDEDYRLWYGRHAVEVLHQNQGALSRLLQLLQPYLPQRSH, from the coding sequence TTGGAATTGTTGTATACCGCCCTGCTCTATCTTATCCAGCCGCTGGTGTGGCTGCGTTTGTTGCTTCGCAGCCGCAAGGCTCCCGCGTATCGTAAACGCTGGGCTGAACGCTATGGCTATTGCAGTAACAAAGTGAAGCCGGACGGTATTCTTCTGCATTCCGTGTCGGTGGGGGAAACCCTGGCGGCCATTCCGCTGGTGCGTGCGCTGCGCCACCGTTATCCTGCGTTACCCATCACCGTGACCACCATGACGCCCACCGGCTCGGAGCGCGTGATGTCGGCCTTCGGCAAAGACGTGCATCACGTCTATCTGCCTTACGATTTACCCTGCGCGATGAACCGCTTTCTCGCCACCGTGCGGCCAAAGCTTGTCATCGTTATGGAAACCGAGCTGTGGCCGAATATGATTTCCGCGCTGCATGCCCGTAAAATCCCGCTGGTGATCGCCAACGCCCGCCTGTCGGAACGCTCAGCAAAAGGTTACGGCAAGCTGGGCAACTTTATGCGCCGCCTGCTGGGCAAAATTACGCTGATCGCCGCCCAGAATGACGAAGACGCCGATCGCTTCCTGAAGCTCGGCCTCAAACGTAATCAGCTGGCCGTCACCGGTAGTCTCAAATTTGATATTTCCGTTACGCCGGAGCTGGCGGCGCGCGCCATTACGCTGCGCCGACAGTGGGCGCCGCGCCGTCAGGTGTGGATCGCCACCAGCACCCACGATGGCGAAGAAGAGATTATTCTTCAGGCGCACCGCAAGCTGCTGGAAACCTTCCCCGATTTACTGCTGATCCTGGTGCCGCGCCATCCGGAGCGTTTTAAAGACGCGCGCGATATGGTGCAGAAAGGCGGCTTCAGCTTTACCCTGCGCAGCACCGGCGAGATCCCGTCCGGCAGCACGCAGGTGGTGATTGGCGATACCATGGGCGAGCTGATGCTGCTGTACGGCATTGCCGATCTGGCGTTTGTGGGCGGCAGCCTGGTGGAGCGCGGCGGGCATAACCCGCTGGAGCCGGCGGCGCATGCCATTCCGGTGCTGATGGGCCCGCACACCTTCAACTTCAAAGATATTTGCGCCAAGTTGCAACAGGCGGATGGTCTGATCACCGTTACCGATGCGGATTCGCTGGTGAAAGAAGTCTCGACCTTGCTGACCGATGAAGATTATCGCCTGTGGTACGGCCGCCATGCCGTTGAGGTGCTGCACCAGAATCAGGGCGCGCTCTCACGACTGCTGCAACTCCTGCAACCTTATCTGCCGCAGCGGAGCCACTAA